A window of the Streptomyces luomodiensis genome harbors these coding sequences:
- a CDS encoding thioesterase II family protein codes for MQTETASSFRLICFPESAHSTAYYLSLSELLLPTVEVLAIQYPLHIGVEDGDEERLADSPELADRIFGALAEWMDRPLAFFGHRAGADLAYRVAERLERETGTALLTLFVSGRTAHWGRSLGPPVLGCRIVALAGEGDPKTPLRGVRAWRRRTSGRFDLEVFPGSRGYLDSSRREVVNLVHDQLLSQVSVDAEWETGAEDKGA; via the coding sequence CGCCCACTCCACCGCGTACTACCTCTCCCTGTCCGAGCTGCTGCTGCCCACGGTGGAGGTGCTGGCGATCCAGTACCCGCTGCACATCGGCGTCGAGGACGGCGACGAGGAGCGGTTGGCCGACTCCCCGGAGCTGGCGGACCGGATCTTCGGCGCGCTGGCGGAGTGGATGGACCGCCCGCTCGCGTTCTTCGGCCACCGGGCCGGCGCCGACCTCGCCTACCGCGTCGCCGAGCGCCTGGAACGGGAGACCGGAACGGCGCTGCTCACCCTGTTCGTATCCGGCCGGACCGCGCACTGGGGGAGGTCCCTGGGGCCCCCGGTGCTCGGCTGCCGGATCGTCGCCCTCGCCGGTGAGGGCGACCCCAAGACCCCGCTGCGCGGCGTACGGGCCTGGCGGCGGCGTACGAGCGGACGATTCGACCTCGAGGTGTTTCCCGGCTCCCGTGGCTACCTCGACTCGAGCCGGAGAGAGGTCGTCAACCTGGTGCACGACCAGTTGCTCTCACAAGTCTCCGTCGACGCCGAGTGGGAGACCGGCGCCGAGGACAAGGGAGCCTAG